From the genome of Prevotella herbatica, one region includes:
- a CDS encoding right-handed parallel beta-helix repeat-containing protein has product MKLKQNLLMTMFILCPFAMNATDYYTAPNATGDGTSADSPMTLTTAIDKLVAGDNLYLLDGQYDLTSTIRINKSGTENNMIFIGAYKNSKPILDFRKETYGSHGVDLNADYVHIKGIIVRYAGKQGFQNNGSYNMMELMDVYGNSDTGIQQKGGKSNVIQNCDSHDNFDYEKGGIMAADFGGNADGFGDKQYEASPGNTYIGCRSWNNSDDGWDFYQRIGGTTVFINCICFQNGPATFDLSNFPRLEKDAAWFNQFTGDGITITDDNDKTHKCSLKEYYNNGNGNGFKIGGANTKHDVLLFRCLSIGNSVKGFDQNSDGGKIQIYNCTSYANGNNGGSNYGFYNDNGYSLDIENCISLDSKGTNSFKCSNLVNENNTWNSGFSVSNSDFASIDTSKVLASRNSDGSIAESSLLHLSPGSQLIGAGADLTAKLTEVTVRGYRIGNTKDIGYIEYSSTAAVDNIKGDDANGNIAAIYTINGMRTNSIQKRGLYIIRYNTGKTSKAVE; this is encoded by the coding sequence ATGAAACTAAAACAAAACTTATTAATGACGATGTTTATCTTATGTCCATTTGCGATGAACGCAACAGACTACTACACCGCACCTAATGCTACAGGAGACGGTACCAGTGCAGATTCTCCAATGACATTAACTACTGCGATAGACAAGCTCGTTGCTGGCGACAACCTGTATCTGCTTGACGGACAATACGACTTAACCTCCACTATTAGAATAAATAAATCAGGAACGGAAAACAACATGATATTCATAGGCGCATACAAAAACAGCAAACCTATTCTGGATTTCAGGAAGGAAACTTATGGAAGTCATGGTGTTGATCTTAATGCAGACTATGTACATATAAAAGGAATAATAGTGAGATATGCCGGCAAACAAGGATTCCAGAACAATGGTTCATATAACATGATGGAATTAATGGATGTATATGGTAACAGCGATACTGGAATACAACAAAAAGGAGGCAAAAGCAACGTTATACAGAACTGTGACTCACATGATAACTTTGACTATGAAAAAGGTGGCATCATGGCTGCAGACTTTGGAGGTAATGCTGACGGATTTGGAGACAAGCAATACGAGGCATCTCCAGGAAACACGTATATTGGATGCAGATCATGGAATAATTCTGATGACGGATGGGACTTCTATCAACGTATTGGAGGAACGACTGTATTCATAAACTGTATCTGTTTTCAAAACGGTCCTGCTACTTTCGACTTGAGTAATTTCCCCAGACTGGAGAAAGACGCAGCATGGTTTAATCAGTTTACCGGAGACGGAATAACGATTACCGATGACAATGATAAAACCCACAAATGCTCATTAAAGGAATATTACAACAACGGAAATGGAAACGGATTCAAAATTGGCGGAGCGAATACAAAGCATGATGTATTGCTGTTCCGTTGCCTTTCTATTGGAAACTCTGTAAAAGGTTTCGACCAGAACAGTGACGGTGGCAAGATACAGATATACAACTGCACATCATACGCTAACGGAAACAATGGCGGAAGTAACTATGGTTTCTACAATGACAATGGTTATAGCCTTGATATAGAAAACTGTATTAGTCTTGATTCAAAGGGGACTAACTCGTTTAAATGCAGCAACCTTGTGAATGAGAACAACACATGGAACTCTGGATTCAGTGTAAGTAATTCTGATTTTGCAAGTATAGACACATCAAAGGTGCTTGCCTCACGCAATAGCGACGGAAGTATTGCCGAGAGTTCATTGCTTCATCTAAGTCCTGGTTCACAACTTATTGGCGCAGGAGCAGACCTTACTGCAAAACTTACAGAGGTGACTGTCAGGGGATATCGTATTGGCAACACAAAAGACATTGGCTACATTGAATATAGTTCTACTGCTGCCGTGGATAATATAAAAGGAGATGATGCAAATGGCAACATTGCAGCCATATATACTATCAACGGAATGCGTACCAACAGCATACAGAAAAGAGGACTCTATATAATTAGATATAATACTGGGAAGACAAGTAAGGCTGTTGAATGA
- the rnr gene encoding ribonuclease R, translating into MGKGKKGGKRMTKKQLSEQLQGFFSSQPGKTLSFKEIFRTLRLDTHPLKMLAIDIMEEMVWDDFITKVTDSSYTLNTKGQLQEGTFLRKSNGKNSFLPEDGGSPIFVSERNSMWALNGDRVKVSFMARREKHIKEAQVIEILERKKDQFVGRLRVDKSLAYLVTPENTFVHDIIIPKSKLKGGQSDDKAIVKITQWPDAEHKNLIGEVIDVLGQTGDNDVEMNTILAQYGLPYKYPKVVEDAANSITGEITKQDEAEREDFRDVFTCTIDPKDAKDFDDALSIKLLDKGLWQVGVHIADVSHYVTEGSIIDKEAVKRATSIYLVDRTIPMLPERLCNFICSLRPDEDKLTYSVIFNIDEEANIKSWRVVHTIIRSNRRYAYEEVQQLLEDNGVVDGTGEPAPVAPVGGYKGENADQLIMLDRIAKMFRAKRFKNGAVKFDREELHFDIDETGKPTRCYFKRSKDANKLVEEFMLLANRTVAESIGKVKNGAKAKTLPYRIHDNPDPQKLETLRQFIVKFGYRVKTEGTKGATARSLNKLMDDCDGKPEQKMIQSVALRAMMKAKYSVHNIGHFGLAFDYYTHFTSPIRRYPDTMVHRLLTRYAEGGRSANEKHYEELCEHCSDMEIISQNAERDSIKYKMVEFMSDKLGEVFDAHISGITSYGVYAEIDENHCEGMIPMRDLDDDYYDFDERNFCLRGRRHHHTYQLGDPIKIKVAKANLERKQLDFGLSE; encoded by the coding sequence ATGGGAAAAGGGAAAAAAGGCGGTAAACGCATGACAAAGAAGCAGCTGAGCGAACAATTGCAAGGTTTCTTCTCTTCTCAGCCAGGTAAAACGCTGAGTTTTAAGGAGATATTCCGTACCCTAAGATTAGACACTCATCCACTAAAGATGCTTGCCATTGATATAATGGAAGAAATGGTCTGGGATGATTTTATTACGAAGGTTACAGATAGTTCATATACTTTGAATACAAAGGGACAGCTGCAGGAAGGTACTTTTCTCAGAAAGTCTAATGGTAAAAATTCATTCTTGCCTGAGGATGGGGGTTCCCCTATATTTGTTTCTGAACGCAACTCAATGTGGGCGCTTAATGGTGATCGCGTGAAAGTAAGTTTCATGGCTCGTCGTGAGAAACATATCAAGGAAGCACAGGTGATAGAAATTCTTGAAAGAAAGAAAGATCAGTTTGTTGGTAGGCTTCGTGTAGACAAGAGTCTTGCTTATCTTGTAACTCCTGAAAACACGTTTGTTCATGACATCATCATCCCGAAGAGTAAACTTAAAGGTGGACAAAGTGATGACAAGGCTATTGTAAAGATTACTCAATGGCCTGATGCTGAGCATAAGAACCTTATAGGTGAAGTTATTGATGTGTTGGGACAGACTGGCGACAATGATGTGGAGATGAATACTATTCTCGCACAATATGGACTACCCTATAAATATCCTAAAGTAGTGGAAGATGCCGCTAACAGCATTACGGGTGAAATCACAAAACAGGATGAGGCTGAACGTGAAGATTTCCGTGATGTGTTCACTTGTACTATTGACCCTAAAGACGCAAAGGACTTTGATGATGCTCTTTCAATTAAATTGCTTGATAAAGGTTTATGGCAGGTCGGTGTTCATATTGCTGATGTAAGCCATTATGTAACTGAGGGTTCTATCATAGATAAGGAGGCTGTAAAACGTGCCACAAGTATTTATCTTGTAGACCGCACGATACCGATGTTACCTGAACGCTTGTGCAATTTTATCTGCTCTTTACGACCAGATGAGGATAAACTTACGTATAGCGTTATATTCAATATTGATGAAGAGGCTAACATAAAGAGTTGGAGAGTAGTTCATACTATAATCCGAAGCAATAGAAGATATGCTTACGAAGAGGTTCAGCAACTGCTTGAGGATAATGGCGTCGTAGACGGTACTGGCGAACCAGCTCCTGTAGCTCCAGTTGGAGGATATAAGGGCGAGAATGCTGATCAGTTGATTATGCTCGACAGAATTGCAAAGATGTTTCGTGCTAAACGCTTTAAGAATGGTGCTGTTAAGTTTGATCGTGAGGAACTTCATTTCGATATTGATGAGACAGGCAAACCTACACGTTGCTATTTCAAGCGTTCAAAAGATGCTAACAAACTTGTTGAGGAATTCATGCTTCTTGCCAACCGAACTGTTGCTGAGAGTATCGGCAAGGTGAAGAATGGTGCAAAGGCAAAGACGCTTCCTTATCGTATTCATGACAATCCTGATCCACAGAAGTTGGAAACACTGCGCCAGTTTATCGTTAAATTCGGATATAGGGTAAAGACAGAAGGAACTAAGGGCGCTACTGCACGTAGTCTTAACAAGTTGATGGATGACTGTGATGGAAAACCAGAACAGAAGATGATTCAGTCTGTTGCCTTGCGTGCAATGATGAAGGCAAAATATAGTGTTCACAATATCGGACACTTTGGATTGGCTTTCGACTATTACACTCATTTCACGAGTCCTATACGTAGATATCCTGACACAATGGTACATCGTCTTCTTACAAGATATGCAGAAGGTGGACGAAGTGCAAACGAGAAGCATTACGAGGAACTTTGTGAGCATTGTTCTGATATGGAAATTATCTCTCAGAATGCCGAACGAGATTCTATAAAATATAAGATGGTAGAGTTTATGAGTGATAAACTTGGAGAAGTCTTTGATGCTCATATCAGTGGTATCACAAGTTATGGAGTCTATGCAGAAATAGACGAAAACCATTGCGAGGGAATGATACCTATGCGTGATTTGGATGATGACTATTATGATTTTGACGAGCGTAATTTCTGTTTGCGTGGTCGTCGTCATCACCATACATACCAGCTTGGTGACCCTATTAAGATTAAAGTTGCAAAAGCCAATCTTGAAAGAAAACAGCTTGATTTCGGGCTTAGCGAATAA
- a CDS encoding 3'-5' exonuclease, with translation MQGIDFIAIDFETATGKRTSICEAGICVVKDSKVVETKSWLVRPEDNQYSFWNIQIHGIHPQDTEDAPEFPDVWNEIGQYLNDCPVLVAHNAAFDISCIRKSLEYYGLAHPDITYYCSLRAARHLYDFGCNKLDYLCDQFEIPYGTHHRAGDDANMCAQLFLREIKDAGWAELEEMDYCNGML, from the coding sequence ATGCAAGGAATAGATTTTATAGCAATAGATTTTGAAACCGCTACAGGTAAGCGTACTTCCATTTGCGAAGCTGGTATCTGTGTTGTGAAAGATAGCAAAGTGGTTGAAACTAAATCATGGTTGGTACGTCCTGAAGACAATCAATATAGCTTCTGGAACATACAGATTCATGGCATACATCCCCAAGACACAGAAGATGCTCCCGAATTTCCTGATGTGTGGAATGAAATAGGACAATACCTTAATGATTGTCCTGTACTCGTTGCCCACAATGCCGCTTTCGACATCAGTTGCATTCGTAAATCCTTAGAATATTATGGATTGGCACATCCTGATATCACATATTATTGTTCATTGCGTGCAGCTCGCCATCTCTACGATTTCGGGTGCAATAAGTTAGATTACCTATGTGACCAGTTTGAAATCCCTTATGGTACTCATCACCGGGCTGGAGATGATGCTAACATGTGTGCCCAATTATTTCTACGGGAAATAAAGGATGCAGGTTGGGCTGAACTAGAAGAAATGGACTATTGTAATGGAATGTTATAA
- the bla gene encoding class A beta-lactamase, with amino-acid sequence MRRFKLSFLLVLISISSFSQISTIKDKINNVINNKNAGIGVAILDLNSNESVVINGEEHFPMQSVFKFPIALKVLNDVDNDKIKLSDSIFISSAELKKKTWSTIQEKYPNGNIKMALSDIIYYMVAISDNIGCDVLLKNNGGASSVNHYLRSIGIENMTIKINEAEQQAKPDKQVQNWTTPNEAINLLTMFYKHSLLKPATQNFLWETMKKTATGSIKNKLPKGIAVIHKTGSAPNIKNGTAVNNDVGIMVFPNKKAVAYAIFIKDSKETSDTNYNIIAEIGKIIAENKK; translated from the coding sequence ATGAGAAGATTTAAACTTTCATTTTTACTCGTGTTAATCTCCATCAGTTCTTTTTCACAGATAAGTACTATTAAAGATAAGATAAACAATGTTATCAATAATAAGAATGCAGGAATAGGGGTAGCAATATTAGACCTTAATAGCAACGAGTCTGTTGTTATTAATGGTGAAGAGCATTTCCCGATGCAGAGTGTATTCAAATTTCCGATAGCTCTAAAAGTTTTAAATGATGTTGACAATGATAAGATAAAACTTAGTGACTCAATATTTATTAGTTCTGCAGAATTAAAGAAAAAAACATGGAGTACTATACAAGAGAAATATCCAAATGGAAATATTAAAATGGCACTTTCTGATATCATCTATTATATGGTAGCTATCAGTGATAATATTGGGTGTGACGTCCTTCTGAAAAACAATGGAGGTGCTTCATCTGTTAATCATTATTTAAGGTCTATCGGAATTGAAAATATGACAATTAAGATAAACGAGGCGGAACAACAAGCAAAGCCTGATAAACAAGTTCAAAATTGGACAACTCCTAATGAGGCTATAAATTTGCTAACAATGTTCTATAAACATAGTTTGTTGAAACCTGCTACTCAGAATTTTTTGTGGGAGACAATGAAAAAGACAGCTACTGGCTCTATTAAAAATAAACTGCCAAAAGGAATTGCTGTTATACATAAAACGGGATCTGCTCCAAATATAAAGAATGGAACTGCTGTTAATAATGATGTTGGCATAATGGTCTTCCCAAATAAAAAGGCCGTAGCCTATGCTATATTTATTAAAGATTCTAAAGAGACTTCTGACACGAACTATAATATTATAGCTGAGATTGGGAAAATCATAGCTGAAAATAAAAAGTAA
- a CDS encoding TonB-dependent receptor, which translates to MKHVYKVLTVILFYTSLCNGMFAEQGADFKANGTVKGRITDSSKQTLPGATVIVESIHTGVTSDANGYYTLSNLRPGIYDVKVSYVGYTPKVIKIKVINGKTLEENITLDEGATLHEINITGAFSGQRRALQQQKSKMGIVNVVPADQVGKFPDSNIGDALKRISGVNVQYDQGEARYGQVRGTSADYTSVTIDGDRLPSASGDTRNIQLDLIPADMIQTIELNKVVTSDMDGDAIGGEINLITKSTPSHRVLNATVGSGYNWISDKPQLNLGLTYGNRFFKNKLGIMLAASYQYAPGGSDNTEFTYVNDGKNNIILNKAEVRQYYVTRERQSYSAAFDYKFNPANKIWFKAIYNKRNDWENRYRITYKKLDSSDKKQSVVLQTKGGDNGDDKNARLERQQTYDFNLGGEHELSALAINWGVSYSRASEDKPNERYFGISLKSPFSSSFQDVSGRQPYSNIKIPDIEGNNWTIDELTNSNRHIYENEWKGKLDFTLPIGNGGEYGKLKFGGKFASKVKDRDTKNYEYKDVIGDEWKNHLTTEVRNGFMPGNQYPIGTDFVSKKYLGSIDFNKLTGTEVLEDAAGNYHANENIKSGYVRYDRQLGKKSDLIIGFRVENTNLKYSGFNLIADNDGNQSITATGSLKNHYTNLLPSVLYKYNVDDNCKLRASFTKTLARPKYTDLIPNVNYNVQDATAEIGNEKLRPTTCNNFDLSSEYYFKSVGLVSVGVFYKDLHNVIVTEKWVGSAKELPSNIGSADYVIEKPNNAYDGGIFGTELAYERDFGFITPALKCIGFYGTYTYTHSTTRNYNFEHRVVANGEKIKMQGTPEHTANASIYFEKSGVNIRLSYNTASSFIDEMGTEAALDRYYDHVNYLDLNASFTFGKKFKTTIYADATNLLNQPLRYYQGTKERTMQVEYYGARINCGIKINL; encoded by the coding sequence ATGAAGCATGTATACAAGGTACTAACGGTTATTTTATTTTACACATCATTATGTAACGGAATGTTTGCCGAGCAAGGTGCAGACTTTAAAGCCAACGGAACAGTAAAAGGGAGAATAACAGACTCGTCTAAACAAACATTGCCAGGAGCAACTGTTATTGTTGAAAGTATTCATACTGGTGTGACCAGTGATGCAAATGGATATTACACTTTGTCTAATCTAAGGCCAGGAATTTATGATGTAAAGGTATCTTATGTTGGATACACTCCAAAGGTAATAAAGATAAAAGTAATTAATGGTAAAACTTTAGAAGAGAATATTACTCTTGATGAAGGTGCAACCTTGCATGAGATAAATATAACAGGTGCATTCTCTGGACAAAGACGTGCATTACAACAGCAAAAGAGTAAAATGGGAATTGTAAATGTCGTTCCAGCAGATCAAGTGGGCAAGTTCCCTGATTCAAATATTGGTGATGCTCTAAAAAGAATTAGCGGTGTTAACGTCCAATATGACCAAGGTGAGGCGAGGTATGGTCAGGTTCGTGGAACTTCTGCCGATTATACTTCGGTAACTATCGATGGAGACAGACTACCTTCTGCCAGTGGAGACACACGTAACATTCAATTGGATTTGATTCCTGCAGATATGATACAAACCATAGAACTTAACAAGGTTGTTACTTCAGATATGGATGGTGATGCGATTGGCGGAGAGATAAACCTTATTACAAAGAGTACTCCTAGCCATAGAGTACTTAATGCCACTGTAGGTAGTGGATATAACTGGATTAGTGACAAACCTCAACTTAACCTTGGACTCACCTATGGTAACAGATTCTTTAAAAACAAACTAGGCATAATGCTTGCGGCTTCATATCAGTATGCTCCAGGAGGTTCTGATAACACAGAATTTACTTACGTAAACGACGGGAAAAATAATATTATTCTGAATAAAGCAGAAGTAAGACAATACTATGTCACCCGTGAACGCCAAAGCTATTCAGCAGCTTTTGACTATAAATTCAATCCTGCTAATAAAATATGGTTTAAAGCTATATACAATAAGAGAAATGACTGGGAAAATCGTTATAGAATAACATACAAAAAATTAGATAGTAGCGACAAAAAACAGTCGGTAGTTCTTCAAACTAAAGGTGGAGATAACGGTGATGATAAGAATGCCAGATTAGAACGACAGCAAACATACGATTTCAACTTAGGAGGAGAGCATGAATTAAGTGCTTTAGCAATTAATTGGGGAGTATCTTATTCCAGAGCTTCAGAAGATAAGCCTAATGAAAGATATTTCGGTATTTCACTGAAATCACCTTTCAGTAGTTCTTTTCAAGACGTATCAGGACGCCAACCTTATTCAAATATTAAAATTCCAGATATAGAAGGAAATAATTGGACTATCGACGAACTAACTAATTCAAATAGACATATTTACGAAAATGAATGGAAAGGTAAACTGGATTTTACTTTGCCGATAGGTAATGGAGGAGAATACGGCAAATTGAAATTCGGTGGAAAATTTGCGTCAAAGGTGAAAGACCGTGATACAAAAAATTATGAATATAAAGATGTGATAGGTGATGAATGGAAAAATCACCTGACTACTGAAGTCAGAAATGGTTTTATGCCTGGCAATCAATACCCTATTGGTACCGATTTTGTAAGCAAAAAATATCTTGGAAGCATTGACTTTAACAAACTTACAGGAACTGAAGTATTAGAAGATGCAGCAGGAAATTATCATGCTAATGAGAATATTAAAAGTGGATATGTAAGATACGATAGACAATTGGGTAAAAAATCAGATTTGATTATTGGATTTCGTGTTGAAAATACAAACTTGAAATATAGTGGTTTTAATCTAATTGCCGACAATGATGGAAATCAAAGTATAACAGCTACAGGATCTTTAAAAAATCATTATACAAATTTACTACCAAGTGTGTTGTATAAGTATAATGTTGACGATAACTGTAAACTGAGAGCTTCATTCACAAAGACACTTGCAAGACCCAAATACACAGATCTAATACCTAATGTTAATTATAATGTTCAAGATGCAACCGCTGAAATAGGAAATGAGAAATTGCGTCCCACTACTTGCAATAATTTTGATCTCAGCAGCGAATACTATTTCAAGAGCGTTGGACTTGTAAGCGTTGGAGTATTTTATAAGGACCTGCATAATGTAATCGTTACAGAGAAATGGGTTGGTTCCGCAAAAGAGCTACCATCAAACATTGGAAGTGCTGACTATGTTATCGAGAAACCAAATAACGCATACGATGGAGGAATTTTCGGAACAGAATTGGCTTATGAAAGAGACTTTGGTTTCATAACTCCAGCTTTAAAATGCATCGGTTTCTATGGTACATATACTTATACGCATAGTACCACTCGAAATTATAATTTTGAACATCGTGTGGTAGCAAATGGTGAGAAAATTAAGATGCAAGGAACTCCAGAACATACTGCTAATGCATCAATTTACTTTGAAAAGAGTGGCGTTAATATTAGATTATCTTATAATACAGCCTCTAGCTTTATTGATGAAATGGGTACAGAAGCTGCACTTGATAGATATTATGATCACGTAAATTATTTGGATTTGAACGCTAGCTTCACATTCGGAAAAAAATTCAAAACAACAATCTACGCCGATGCAACAAATCTATTGAACCAACCGTTAAGATATTATCAAGGAACAAAAGAAAGAACGATGCAAGTTGAATACTACGGCGCAAGAATTAATTGTGGAATTAAAATAAACTTATAA
- a CDS encoding glycoside hydrolase family 43 protein has protein sequence MKRAFNIIFLIITTFLVSCSSDVYMYSSFHEPATDGLRYLWSRDGIHWDSIRGIWLSPKVGKQHVMRDPSIQSTPDGVFHMVWTSSWRGDRGFGYASSRDLVHWSKERFIEVMPDTTTVNVWAPELFYDDARKEMMIVWASCVPYKFDKGQEEENNNHRLYYTTTKDFATFSPTKLLVDTHFSAIDATILKRGKDDYVMVVKDNTRQNRNLRISFAHDPHGPWTKPSETFTENFVEGPTTVKLGKDYIIYYDRYQKHDFGAMKTRDFIHFTDITSEIRIPSLHKHGTIFKVPKRLVNKLIK, from the coding sequence ATGAAAAGAGCTTTCAATATAATATTCCTGATAATTACAACATTTTTAGTATCATGCAGTAGTGACGTATATATGTATAGCAGTTTCCATGAACCTGCTACAGACGGATTGCGCTATCTTTGGAGTCGTGATGGCATTCATTGGGACTCTATACGTGGAATATGGCTTTCTCCGAAAGTTGGAAAGCAACACGTGATGAGAGATCCTTCAATACAGTCAACACCTGATGGCGTTTTTCACATGGTATGGACTAGTAGTTGGCGCGGCGACCGTGGTTTTGGATATGCATCTTCTCGTGACCTCGTGCATTGGAGCAAAGAAAGATTCATAGAGGTTATGCCAGATACGACAACTGTTAATGTATGGGCACCCGAACTTTTTTATGATGATGCACGTAAAGAAATGATGATTGTGTGGGCTTCATGTGTTCCATATAAATTTGATAAGGGACAGGAAGAGGAGAACAATAATCATAGACTTTACTATACAACAACAAAGGATTTTGCGACATTCTCTCCTACAAAGTTGCTTGTTGACACCCATTTCAGTGCTATCGACGCCACGATATTAAAGCGTGGTAAAGACGATTATGTAATGGTGGTAAAAGATAACACGCGCCAAAATCGCAATCTCCGTATTTCTTTTGCTCATGATCCCCATGGCCCTTGGACAAAACCATCAGAGACATTTACAGAGAACTTTGTTGAAGGTCCTACTACTGTTAAGTTGGGTAAAGACTATATTATATATTATGACCGTTATCAGAAGCACGACTTTGGTGCAATGAAGACACGTGATTTCATACACTTTACAGACATTACGTCTGAAATAAGAATACCTAGTCTGCATAAGCACGGTACAATTTTCAAAGTTCCAAAACGCTTGGTAAATAAATTGATAAAATGA
- a CDS encoding metallophosphoesterase — protein sequence MKNIRNFIQTTLVVSSLLLFSSFVKAQTPNEWKKLKDDINVFMVNDMGRNGYYDQKPIAELMGEMGETIGPKCIIAAGDIHHFNGVASVNDPLWMTNFELIYSHPELMIDWFPVLGNHEYRGNTQAVLDYGKISRRWVMPARYYTKVLRSGNATLRILFLDTTPLISRYRNESEIYPDASKQDRQAELDWIDETLKNAKEDWVICVGHHPIYADTGKDTEERTDMQKYLLPVLHKYGNVAIYACGHIHNFQHIKKTGDNIDYVVNSSASLSRKKVSNIDGTVFCSNDDGFSIIAASKNELKMYMIDKKGEVIHTITKSK from the coding sequence ATGAAAAATATCAGAAATTTTATACAGACAACTTTAGTTGTATCATCACTATTACTATTCAGTAGTTTTGTTAAAGCACAGACTCCTAATGAATGGAAAAAATTAAAAGATGATATCAATGTGTTCATGGTAAACGATATGGGCAGAAACGGATATTATGATCAAAAACCAATAGCAGAACTCATGGGAGAAATGGGAGAAACAATCGGACCTAAATGTATTATCGCTGCCGGAGACATCCATCATTTCAACGGAGTAGCATCAGTCAATGATCCATTATGGATGACAAATTTTGAACTGATATATTCTCATCCTGAACTTATGATAGATTGGTTCCCAGTCTTGGGAAATCATGAATATAGAGGTAATACCCAAGCTGTACTGGATTACGGAAAAATAAGTAGGAGATGGGTAATGCCAGCAAGATATTATACCAAAGTACTTCGTTCGGGAAATGCAACTTTAAGAATTCTATTCCTTGATACAACACCACTTATTAGCAGATATAGAAACGAAAGCGAAATATACCCCGATGCAAGCAAACAAGATCGACAGGCAGAACTTGATTGGATAGATGAAACGCTTAAAAACGCTAAAGAAGATTGGGTAATATGCGTGGGGCATCATCCAATATATGCAGACACAGGAAAGGATACAGAAGAACGTACCGATATGCAGAAATATTTGCTACCAGTTCTTCATAAATATGGAAATGTTGCTATTTACGCATGTGGACATATACATAACTTTCAACACATTAAAAAAACAGGTGATAATATTGATTATGTTGTAAACTCATCTGCATCATTATCTCGCAAAAAAGTATCCAACATAGATGGTACTGTTTTCTGTAGCAACGATGATGGATTCTCAATAATAGCCGCATCGAAAAATGAGCTTAAAATGTATATGATTGACAAAAAGGGTGAAGTGATTCATACAATTACTAAGAGCAAATAA
- a CDS encoding DUF4890 domain-containing protein: protein MKKIMLTMIAAMTMSLAMAQNPSDGRPKNHPEPMTVEQITTLMQNKLGLTDEQYAKVKALNDKYADILKGHQGMRGQRPPRMGNIDNSEFPQMTEEMKKMIEEHRAKKQAYENELKAILSSSQYTTYQSMMPQRRHRGPAEGNDK from the coding sequence ATGAAAAAGATTATGTTAACAATGATTGCCGCAATGACTATGTCACTGGCAATGGCTCAAAATCCTTCAGACGGTAGACCTAAAAATCACCCAGAGCCAATGACTGTGGAACAGATAACAACACTGATGCAAAACAAACTTGGGCTTACAGATGAACAGTATGCTAAGGTTAAGGCTTTGAACGATAAATACGCCGACATACTCAAAGGTCATCAAGGAATGAGAGGTCAGCGTCCTCCTAGAATGGGGAATATTGATAATAGCGAGTTTCCGCAGATGACAGAAGAGATGAAGAAGATGATAGAAGAACATCGCGCAAAGAAGCAGGCTTATGAAAATGAATTGAAGGCAATTTTATCTTCAAGTCAATATACAACATACCAAAGCATGATGCCACAGCGCAGACACAGAGGACCAGCCGAAGGAAACGACAAATAG